Proteins found in one Bacillus subtilis subsp. subtilis str. 168 genomic segment:
- the ywoG gene encoding putative efflux transporter (Evidence 3: Putative function from multiple computational evidences; PubMedId: 15849754, 16850406; Product type t: transporter), whose protein sequence is MKKADAIWTKDFIMVLLVNLFVFVFFYTFLTVLPIYTLQELGGTESQGGLLISLFLLSAIITRPFSGAIVERFGKKRMAIVSMALFALSSFLYMPIHNFSLLLGLRFFQGIWFSILTTVTGAIAADIIPAKRRGEGLGYFAMSMNLAMAIGPFLGLNLMRVVSFPVFFTAFALFMVAGLLVSFLIKVPQSKDSGTTVFRFAFSDMFEKGALKIATVGLFISFCYSTVTSYLSVFAKSVDLSDISGYFFVCFAVTMMIARPFTGKLFDKVGPGIVIYPSILIFSVGLCMLSFTHSGLMLLLSGAVIGLGYGSIVPCMQTLAIQKSPAHRSGFATATFFTFFDSGIAVGSYVFGLFVASAGFSAIYLTAGLFVLIALLLYTWSQKKPAEAEGKVSIAE, encoded by the coding sequence TTGAAAAAAGCGGATGCGATATGGACCAAGGATTTTATTATGGTCCTGCTTGTCAATTTATTTGTGTTTGTGTTCTTTTATACATTTTTAACTGTATTGCCGATCTATACACTGCAAGAGCTTGGCGGCACAGAATCACAAGGCGGGCTTTTAATCAGCCTGTTCCTTCTGTCTGCGATCATTACACGGCCTTTCTCCGGAGCCATCGTTGAGCGTTTCGGGAAGAAAAGAATGGCGATTGTATCAATGGCGCTCTTCGCCCTATCATCTTTTCTGTATATGCCGATTCATAACTTTTCCCTGCTGCTCGGATTGCGGTTCTTCCAAGGGATTTGGTTCAGCATTTTAACGACTGTTACAGGTGCAATTGCCGCTGATATTATTCCAGCCAAACGGCGCGGTGAAGGGCTTGGATACTTTGCCATGTCTATGAACCTCGCTATGGCGATCGGGCCTTTCCTTGGCCTGAATTTGATGAGAGTGGTAAGCTTTCCTGTATTCTTTACAGCCTTTGCGCTGTTTATGGTTGCGGGCTTACTTGTTTCGTTCTTGATAAAAGTGCCGCAAAGTAAGGACAGCGGCACGACTGTATTCCGTTTTGCGTTCTCGGATATGTTTGAAAAGGGCGCACTCAAAATTGCGACGGTCGGTTTGTTTATTTCTTTCTGTTATTCAACAGTCACATCATATCTGTCTGTATTCGCCAAATCAGTTGACCTTTCGGATATCAGCGGATATTTCTTTGTTTGTTTTGCGGTGACAATGATGATTGCACGCCCGTTCACAGGGAAATTGTTCGACAAAGTCGGACCGGGCATTGTCATTTATCCATCAATCCTGATTTTCTCTGTCGGACTCTGCATGCTGTCCTTCACACATAGCGGCTTAATGCTTCTGCTTTCAGGGGCGGTTATCGGTCTTGGCTACGGATCAATCGTTCCTTGCATGCAAACATTGGCGATTCAGAAATCTCCGGCTCACCGCTCCGGTTTTGCGACGGCAACGTTCTTTACCTTCTTTGACAGCGGAATTGCTGTAGGATCGTATGTATTCGGATTGTTTGTAGCATCTGCCGGCTTCTCTGCCATTTATTTAACAGCGGGGCTGTTCGTTTTAATTGCTCTGCTTCTCTACACGTGGAGCCAGAAAAAACCTGCAGAGGCTGAAGGAAAAGTGTCTATTGCAGAATAA
- the ywoF gene encoding putative pectin lyase (Evidence 3: Putative function from multiple computational evidences; PubMedId: 15266115, 16607952, 23504016; Product type e: enzyme): protein MRKWYFILLAGVLTSVILAFVYDKTKANEEGSGDYLYVSPNGSDQNEGTKEKPFRTLAHASEKAAAGTTVMIREGTYHETLDVKHSGTDGKPITFRNYENENVVISGESVANAEYETPLIRIHDKHDIAISGLTIQDLSVSSEEATAIGIYVSGSSSHIAIKDNHIRGIKTTADEGNAHGIAVYGTGSMKDIRIEDNTVEKLTLGASEAVVLNGNIDGFTVAGNVVRNNNNIGIDLIGYEGTADKNDYVRNGVVENNTVYQNSTYGNPAYGDEYSAGGIYVDGGHDIEIKNNTVYDNDIGIEATSEHKGKYANAIQITDNKVYNNAYTGISIGGYDKKRGGTSNSLIARNIMYRNDTKGLYGGQLLLQYDTKNNTIEKNILTAGDSRLFIGNDFTENEGNTVNHNVYHKEADQDGIWMWKKKEYDSFSSYRKATKNDQQSIYADPMFRDEASYDFSLDPDSPARPVIE from the coding sequence ATGAGAAAATGGTATTTTATTCTTTTGGCGGGTGTTTTAACGTCTGTCATCCTCGCTTTCGTTTATGATAAGACAAAAGCGAATGAGGAAGGATCTGGGGATTATCTGTATGTTTCGCCAAATGGCAGTGATCAAAATGAAGGAACAAAAGAAAAGCCGTTTCGTACATTGGCACACGCATCTGAGAAGGCTGCTGCCGGCACAACTGTCATGATTCGGGAGGGCACGTATCATGAGACCCTTGATGTAAAGCACAGCGGTACGGACGGAAAGCCTATCACATTCCGAAACTATGAAAATGAAAACGTCGTGATTAGCGGTGAATCCGTTGCGAACGCTGAATATGAAACACCGCTTATTCGTATTCACGATAAACATGACATTGCCATCAGCGGTTTAACAATTCAAGATCTTTCTGTTTCATCTGAGGAAGCAACTGCTATAGGGATTTATGTATCAGGGTCCAGCAGTCATATCGCCATTAAGGATAATCACATCCGGGGGATTAAGACAACAGCGGATGAAGGAAATGCTCACGGAATCGCAGTTTATGGGACTGGCAGCATGAAAGACATCCGAATCGAGGACAATACAGTTGAGAAACTGACGCTTGGAGCGAGTGAAGCAGTTGTGCTGAACGGTAATATCGACGGCTTCACAGTTGCAGGCAATGTGGTCCGCAACAATAATAACATCGGGATTGATCTAATTGGTTATGAGGGAACCGCGGATAAAAACGATTACGTGCGAAACGGAGTCGTAGAAAACAATACAGTTTATCAAAACTCGACTTACGGCAATCCTGCTTATGGAGATGAATACTCAGCGGGCGGGATTTATGTCGATGGAGGACACGATATCGAAATTAAGAACAACACAGTTTACGATAACGATATTGGGATTGAAGCAACGTCTGAACACAAAGGAAAGTATGCAAATGCCATTCAGATCACAGACAACAAAGTGTACAACAATGCGTACACCGGTATTTCAATCGGAGGATATGACAAAAAGCGGGGCGGCACCAGCAATTCTCTGATTGCCCGCAATATTATGTACCGGAATGACACAAAGGGACTGTACGGCGGACAGCTGCTGCTGCAGTACGATACGAAAAACAACACAATTGAAAAGAATATATTGACGGCCGGTGATTCCAGATTATTTATCGGAAACGACTTTACAGAAAACGAAGGTAATACGGTCAATCATAACGTGTACCACAAGGAAGCGGATCAAGACGGCATATGGATGTGGAAAAAGAAAGAATATGATTCATTTTCTTCGTATCGAAAAGCAACAAAAAACGATCAACAATCCATATATGCCGATCCGATGTTTCGTGATGAAGCGTCCTATGATTTTTCGTTAGATCCTGATTCACCTGCGCGGCCTGTCATTGAATAA